gcaagtaccccttccagaaacccgcactactccgctccactgcctccctgacaccaaggacagcacttaaggtgcttcggcctggaacagagcagtgctgagtccccgaaaggagccggggtgcaaacttcaccagccgattaaacagtatcttggccagaagcttcctgtccgtattgagaagagctatgggcctccaattctcaattcggctgggatctttaccctttgagagaagaatcagggctgacctcctcattgacttcggcagagtgcccgaggagagacactcattgaatacctcagtcaagaggggagctaaagactccttaaaggtcctgtaccactcggatgttaagccatccggacctggcgacttcttaggggcaagcccctcgatcgccagtctcacttcctcttccctgatttcttctgccaaaacaacaagagaggggtctacccctggctcaggaatggtttcagccaggaaagccgacatcctgtctcgatctagatccttccttcccaagaggtgcgagtagaaggatctgacgacctccaagatccctgatctggaccgattcagagatcccgtactatcaatcagtcctgaaatgactttactactcactgacatcttacagtttctgtaagggtcgggcgagcggtacttcccgaaatccctctcaaaaaccaaagatgcgtgcctatcgtactgacacctcatcagcaaggacttcactctggagatatcctctcggctacctccagtcgagacgagaagctcgagtttcctcctcagaccctgatacaagcgatacctgttcagggacctgaggctcgagagctggcggaagaaccccgcaacccgcttcttgaatatctcccaccactctgacttactactacaaaggtccagtaaaggtacctgactctgaagaaaatcctcaaaggactgtcttacctccgcttcctccaggagggacgaattcagcttccaataaccttttcccatccggggggtctctgaaacattcagggaaaacaaaatcatacagtgatcggagaactccacctcaaccacggacactgcggaagagacggcttcctccttcaaataaaacctatctattctagacctgcgactaccttgatgataggtgaaacccgcgtggcccgaggggctccggatgtgggcatcctctaggcgagcttctctagttatgctaatcagtgccacactatcgcaagtcagcggaccattggagcctctcctatcttgggacctcgtgacattattgaagtcccctccaaagatcacctgccgactcgtaaaaagaaagggcttaatcctcataaagagatctttacggccccgcttagtttgcggggcgtagatgttaatgagtcggagctcttgtcccttcatgaagacatctaagatcaggcacctccccatttctaattcaataacccgtcggcattcaacaggagcggtaaaaaggaccgccaccccactatacgactcagccgcaagagaccagtgggaggggccgcgcctccactctctcctggcttttaccagggaggctagatctgacaacctggtctcctgcagatacaaaatgtcggcttcaacacggccgagaaaatcaaaggctgcaaatctagccgtatccgactttatgctggcacaattaatagatgccagcgtcaatggggtgagtgccgccatacagggtgattgaattagatggcctcaccatttatttctttttccccttctttttagccccctcatcccccgaagacgacgaaagggcaggaccactcttacatctttttttagactccgattggtccataaggtccccgtgtccgtccggccccggtctagccctgccctctgaggaaggtgcctcgacaggacagggcccagttccccccagaggctctttctcccgaggcaccccgccctcaccttccccctccaaggagggggaggagatggtatcgaggacgaggtaccggtttgacaggtcaatcagagggggggcagccaggcttccgctttggacctggcccgtagtaccaggagcttcagagggctctgacctcttctttctccctttccttttgcccttttctttctttttgggcctcaccccactttcctcatccacactttcatagtgggaggaatcggaagggtcggccatattgctttcctctctgtaaagtctcctgatctcctcatccagcacattctccaccagggcttcagcagttacagggccagcttcaggagcagggactgaagctacccccgccacctgggcactctccagctccctactccttctacgattttcctcccgccttagtttggcagggccctttttcctcctcactagccctgttgcgcccccatccctgcccgtaccctccccagccgaggcaacgtcacagctctcctcagctggagcggccgccgcatgggcgaaggcgctaggacaacggctgaaagggtgtccgaggacaccacacaggtggcaccggatctgccgacaggatgcggccagatgacccaccccaccacacaaagcgcagacctgcacagtacaggctgcgctaaagtgggtggggctgccacacctgtgacagaccttaggctgcccctggtagaagacctggatcctatcacgtccaaggaaggcggctgacggaatgtgggcaaccgtactccctgaacgcttgagtttgacggaaaacgtccaggccccggaccagatcccgtgctcatccaagtttttcttgggcatgtccgtcacatccccataccgtccgagccaggtcatgatatcataacaagaaagtgactcgttacgggtcaaaacggtcaccttcttgacagcattctgacgggaaatcgcctttacggcgaactcccgccagccgggctcgttttttgccacttcgtagttcgaccagaagagttcaagaccctccggccgaacgaaactgacatcaaactcagacgaaccataggggtgaatcagagcaaagatgtcattcgccctgaattccatctggaggaggagctcaaccactttagcgcgaggcgggcacacatccttgcccctccaaatcagacggaccacgttcctacggttattgtcctgcccgggtgtcgggagggaccagaccacctccccattctgctctcggaatgcccccaaaccgtgcctctctatccagaaagacaggtcgacctcaccccttccctctacctcgaTTGACCTGTcacccctacgtagagcctccaggaggcgctgctgcaagtgacccccggggccggatggagagggggaccccccggcagcgacatgagcatagctcctaggagcagtcactaccgggggggcagccgaaccagacccagactcagacccaggaccaccattcacaccactacacccaccaacattcacaccacaattctcatcatccataccagactttgtattcataccaccactactcccaccattattcactccactaacactcccacatgcactcttctcattcacaacactaccacacccatcatcctcaccccctacactcgcgttgtgcctaacatatcctgggctggctgggacttgtagtactgccggttttaacagagtctttttcgctggctttgctgttgctggggtcgactctgatggctcctcctccatgggcgatgttactgcctgagcctggggctgcccctccgagcgcaccccagctcctcccacaacgccatcaccatgtcttcccgactgcacgggctctgaggctggcactggcactcggacactcccccccctcacaggagagtgccccgcagcacccacagaacacacagaccgaccgttttccactcccgatgcccggacactcccccccctcacagaggagtgccctgcagcgccggtaatgtccacggcactcgggggaccgccccccaagcacacagacatatcacttatctggacactcccccccctcacagggaagtgcccctcagtgccagcaacacctggggaaccgctccccaagcaaacagtagcatagcttgcccctggtgcctggacacgccccccgccaccctggggcgctcccgcagcaccagggctgctcaccttaagcccaataggacttgctggctctatagcgtcctctgccgtcttggacgccatgctgtacccccctttctggccccgctttaccacagaaacggggactggcagtttggggggcccagcagtctgaaccaactttacagctggcccagactgctggaaaggacgaaacacataagtcacagtctcctgaaccttctgccttttcttccttttctttactagatcatctttaccgagatcctcaccaaaggtaaaatcctccatacgggtaggggactcctgctgtataatggcttgcagcaaacccccactggccagctcctcctcaccgctctcctctgtctccccatcactggagggtagcgccacctgggctggctcagggtagctatcttgggggggctggggctcacacacactaggggtggcatccatttcacttcccacagccgactctccgccatcttcctcccctccttcctcctcactgctctcctgagggcagcatgcaccatacttcctttccttgaatctctcctcattaaccagtttttcttttaggaatcctgccccctcagagatttttcttttggcctcctccacctccgccacctctatcttcagagcccgcacctgggcagtgaacttctgcctcttacctgtagggccctggtcagcctggtagcgggcaaatctcaggtcctctctcagactCCTCAGCTTCCTGCCCAGCTCTTCGTACTCCGCAATCTTTGCTTGTATCCTTGAGCCATATGTCGCCAATGACTCCCTTGGTCCccgtgccccccattgctggggttccggggtaacagaaggaccgctggtctttgctgatgccttatgtccctctgatccggtcaggggagtgggctccacatttctgcgggccctgctggaacgtctcaccccgaccttgaatccggctgtagacactttcttcccccctctcgccagccgggaatgagaggtagaagcccgaggctccatgcaggaaagccctcccaaggagcctgccacgctcctgggaaagcccgatgtaaaaacctgcttctctgcctggaagtctggagagcaaatggagccacacccgacagctgcacacactgaaaccacaggatgtgctctctgctgacacttctgtccatgtcaggaactgttcaaattagaagcaaatccccatagaaatcctctcctgctcaggacagttcctgacacggacagaggtgtcagcagagagcactgtggtcagactggtaagaatttcacaaatttctctgaagtctatctgtagcatacagcagctgataagtactagaagggttaagaatttttgatagaaataatttacgaatctgtttaacattatggcaccagttgatttgaaaacttttttttccccatcggagttctcctttaaagagttacctgtcatcaaaccatattttctaaactaactcagattatagtcCCTAactgcccttaaatttttttccaagcgttaaaaagctctgtatcatacctttcaccCTTCTTACACTGTgtaagctcccggcaggagaaagtgggcattccccagcagacgcaatgtcactgaagcctatgagagctgtgcctcgccatgccccgcgcgcacttcctgagtttggtctcctgccaggcccggaggagaccaaactaactgtgtgacttgcggcagggaacagaacagagccacctagtggccattttttcaatcacattaaaaacatttaaaggttgagaattttaacatcaaataaatagcaaagtgtcttataattacataaagaacaatatttttaaagtttagtttggtgacaggtactctttaagtttgaCAAGGTGAGAGCATTCGGCCTTCAACAAGATATTTTCACCAGAGAGGAAATGCGGGTTAATAGGTGAGTAGTTAAAAAGgactatcatccaaccaagtgcCCAATCTTCAACTAGGAGATTGTCGAGTATACCCTTG
This Hyla sarda isolate aHylSar1 unplaced genomic scaffold, aHylSar1.hap1 scaffold_753, whole genome shotgun sequence DNA region includes the following protein-coding sequences:
- the LOC130345550 gene encoding collagen alpha-1(I) chain-like translates to MASKTAEDAIEPASPIGLKVSSPGAAGAPQGGGGRVQAPGASYATVCLGSGSPGVAGTEGHFPVRGGSVQISDMSVCLGGGPPSAVDITGAAGHSSVRGGSVRASGVENGRSVCSVGAAGHSPVRGGSVRVPVPASEPVQSGRHGDGVVGGAGVRSEGQPQAQAVTSPMEEEPSESTPATAKPAKKTLLKPAVLQVPASPGYVRHNASVGGEDDGCGSVVNEKSACGSVSGVNNGGSSGGMNTKSGMDDENCGVNVGGCSGVNGGPGSESGSGSAAPPVVTAPRSYAHVAAGGSPSPSGPGGQSR